The following are encoded together in the Xanthobacter autotrophicus Py2 genome:
- a CDS encoding major facilitator superfamily MFS_1 (PFAM: major facilitator superfamily MFS_1~KEGG: reu:Reut_B4329 major facilitator superfamily MFS_1), whose protein sequence is MVEAAVKAPATNRWLQLVAGIVCMVAAANIQYSWTLFVPEIVSTHGWTRASVQVAFTVFVVVQTWLTPIEGYFIDKYGPRVMVMVGGLFTGLSWVLNSYAGSLTALYVAAAVGGIGVGCVYATCVNAALKWFPDRRGLAVGLTAAGYGSGTVLTILPIAAMIKTSGYQDTFFTFGLIQGAVILLAAGFLRAPSKTEVIYSSTVAQSRRDYTLGEALRTPVFWIMLTLFVLTVSGGLMAVAQLGVIAEDLGVKHINVDLYFFAMAALPFALMLDRILNGFSRPFFGWISDHIGREKTMFFAFAMEGLGIVALGTFGHNPWAFIILSGVVFLAWGEVYSLFSATAADTFGSKHIGKIYGMLYTAKGFAALLVPLANILMEATGTWTTVLYTVAAMDLTAAFGALFVLRPMLARHHRQNAEAAAAATAAREATA, encoded by the coding sequence TCCCGGAAATCGTCTCCACGCACGGCTGGACGCGTGCCTCCGTGCAGGTCGCCTTCACCGTCTTCGTCGTGGTGCAGACCTGGCTGACGCCCATCGAGGGCTATTTCATCGACAAGTACGGCCCGCGGGTCATGGTCATGGTGGGCGGCCTGTTCACCGGCCTGTCCTGGGTGCTGAATTCCTATGCCGGCTCGCTCACCGCGCTCTATGTGGCGGCGGCTGTCGGCGGCATCGGCGTCGGCTGCGTCTACGCCACCTGCGTGAACGCCGCGCTGAAGTGGTTCCCGGATCGCCGCGGCCTGGCCGTGGGCCTCACTGCGGCGGGCTACGGCTCGGGCACGGTGCTGACCATCCTGCCCATCGCCGCGATGATCAAGACCAGCGGCTATCAGGACACTTTCTTCACCTTTGGCCTGATCCAGGGCGCGGTGATCCTGCTCGCGGCCGGCTTCCTGCGGGCGCCGTCCAAGACCGAGGTGATCTATTCCTCCACCGTGGCCCAGAGCCGGCGCGACTATACGCTCGGCGAGGCGCTCCGGACCCCGGTGTTCTGGATCATGCTCACCCTGTTCGTTCTGACCGTGTCCGGCGGCCTCATGGCCGTGGCGCAGCTGGGCGTGATCGCCGAAGACCTCGGCGTGAAGCACATCAACGTCGACCTCTACTTCTTCGCCATGGCGGCACTGCCCTTCGCCCTGATGCTGGACCGCATCCTGAACGGCTTCTCCCGCCCCTTCTTCGGCTGGATCTCCGACCATATCGGCCGTGAGAAGACCATGTTCTTCGCCTTCGCCATGGAAGGCCTCGGCATCGTCGCGCTGGGCACGTTCGGCCACAATCCGTGGGCGTTCATCATCCTGTCCGGCGTGGTCTTCCTGGCCTGGGGCGAAGTCTACTCCCTGTTCTCGGCGACTGCCGCGGATACCTTCGGTTCCAAGCACATCGGCAAGATCTACGGCATGCTCTACACGGCCAAGGGCTTTGCCGCCCTGCTGGTGCCGCTCGCCAACATCCTGATGGAGGCGACGGGTACCTGGACCACCGTGCTCTACACGGTGGCCGCCATGGACCTGACCGCGGCCTTCGGAGCGCTCTTTGTCCTGCGGCCCATGCTGGCGCGCCACCACCGGCAGAATGCAGAGGCGGCCGCTGCTGCGACCGCAGCCCGCGAAGCGACGGCCTGA
- a CDS encoding major facilitator superfamily MFS_1 (PFAM: major facilitator superfamily MFS_1~KEGG: rme:Rmet_4369 major facilitator superfamily MFS_1) produces the protein MSQNLSTPVRGPLGGRWMQLAIGVVCMSMIANLQYGWTLFVEPMNEKHQWGRAAIQVAFTIFVVFETWLVPVEGWFVDKFGPRPVVFIGGILCALSWALNSVAASLPMLYVSAALGGAGAGAVYGTAVGAALKWFPDRRGLAAGITAAGFGAGSALTIVPIAAMIKAQGYEHTFLFFGLIQGAVVLVASLFLMSPKPGQVPAVAATSTTQSRRSYGPGEMLKAPVFWVMYLMFVLVAAGGLMATAQLGSIAKDFKIADVPVSILGLTLPALTFALSIDRVLNGVTRPFFGWVSDNIGRENTMFIAFSLEAVGVLALAKFGADPIAFVILTGLVFFAWGEIYSLFPATCGDTFGSRFATTNAGLLYTAKGTASLVVPLASVAVAKLGNWDLVFMLTAGVNALAALMALFVLKPLRTRFVLQAVAKEEVDVPSAKVVG, from the coding sequence ATGTCGCAGAATCTTTCGACGCCCGTGCGCGGGCCGTTGGGCGGAAGATGGATGCAGCTCGCCATCGGCGTGGTCTGCATGTCCATGATCGCCAATCTCCAGTACGGCTGGACGCTGTTCGTCGAACCGATGAACGAGAAACACCAGTGGGGTCGCGCCGCCATCCAGGTGGCCTTTACCATCTTCGTCGTATTCGAGACGTGGCTGGTCCCGGTGGAAGGCTGGTTCGTGGACAAGTTCGGACCGCGGCCTGTGGTGTTCATCGGCGGCATCCTGTGCGCCCTGTCCTGGGCTCTCAACTCGGTCGCCGCCAGCCTTCCCATGCTCTATGTCTCGGCGGCCCTCGGCGGCGCCGGCGCCGGCGCGGTCTATGGTACGGCCGTGGGCGCGGCGCTGAAGTGGTTCCCGGATCGCCGCGGCCTTGCCGCCGGCATCACCGCCGCCGGCTTCGGCGCCGGATCGGCCCTGACCATCGTGCCCATCGCGGCCATGATCAAGGCGCAGGGCTACGAGCACACCTTCCTGTTCTTCGGCCTGATCCAGGGTGCCGTGGTGCTGGTGGCATCGCTGTTCCTGATGAGCCCGAAGCCCGGCCAGGTGCCGGCCGTCGCCGCCACCTCCACCACCCAGAGCCGTCGCAGCTATGGTCCGGGCGAGATGCTCAAGGCCCCGGTGTTCTGGGTCATGTATCTGATGTTCGTCCTGGTGGCCGCCGGCGGCCTGATGGCGACCGCCCAGCTCGGCTCCATCGCCAAGGACTTCAAGATCGCCGACGTGCCGGTCTCGATCCTGGGCCTGACCCTGCCGGCCCTGACCTTCGCCTTGTCCATCGACCGGGTGCTGAACGGCGTGACCCGCCCGTTCTTCGGCTGGGTGTCGGACAATATCGGGCGTGAGAACACCATGTTCATCGCCTTCTCGCTGGAAGCGGTGGGCGTGCTGGCTCTGGCCAAGTTCGGTGCCGACCCGATCGCGTTCGTGATCCTCACCGGCCTCGTCTTCTTCGCCTGGGGCGAGATCTACTCGCTGTTCCCGGCGACGTGCGGCGATACCTTCGGCTCGCGCTTTGCCACCACCAACGCCGGCCTGCTCTACACCGCGAAGGGCACGGCCTCGCTCGTGGTGCCGCTGGCTTCGGTCGCGGTTGCCAAGCTCGGCAACTGGGACCTGGTGTTCATGCTGACGGCGGGCGTCAACGCCCTCGCCGCGCTCATGGCGCTCTTCGTCCTGAAGCCGCTGCGGACCCGGTTCGTGCTCCAAGCGGTAGCGAAGGAAGAGGTGGACGTCCCCAGCGCCAAGGTCGTCGGCTGA
- a CDS encoding Glucose-6-phosphate isomerase (PFAM: phosphoglucose isomerase (PGI)~KEGG: bov:BOV_0299 glucose-6-phosphate isomerase): MTSNAHATDAAFKALAIAWTTREGRILDLFAQPDRFERFSVAYGDLLIDFSKTAITDDILSQLLELARAGGVEAQRDAMFAGDHINLTEDRAVLHTALRDQASDTIQVDGIDVKPGVVETLARLGDFATGVREGRIAGARGGVITDVVNIGIGGSDLGPAMVTLALAPYHDGPRCHFVSNVDSAHITDVLKGLDPATTLFIVASKTFTTVETMTNAATARAFIVNALGEDAVGAHFAAVSTALDKVGAFGIPADRIFGFWDWVGGRYSVWSAIGLPLMLAIGPDRFREFLAGAAAMDEHFRSAVLDQNLPVLLGLIGLWHRNACGFPSRAIIPYDQRLARLPAYLQQLDMESNGKSVTRDGAAVSRPTGPIVWGEPGTNAQHAFFQLLHQGTDIVPVEFLVGAQSHEPALKDHQDLLVANCLAQSEALMRGRTLEEATAQLRAKGISEDKVAEIAPHRVFPGDRPSLTIAYATLDPFTLGRIIALYEHRVFVEAAVWGINGFDQWGVELGKELATQFLPAVTGGALPPSASASTSGLIAHLDAVAGG; encoded by the coding sequence ATGACGTCTAACGCCCACGCGACCGACGCCGCCTTCAAGGCCCTCGCTATCGCCTGGACCACCCGCGAGGGACGCATCCTCGACCTGTTCGCGCAACCGGACCGGTTCGAGCGCTTTTCGGTGGCCTATGGCGACCTGCTCATCGATTTCTCCAAGACCGCCATTACCGACGACATCCTCTCCCAGCTCCTTGAGCTTGCCCGCGCCGGCGGGGTGGAGGCCCAGCGCGACGCCATGTTCGCCGGCGACCACATCAACCTCACCGAGGATCGCGCGGTGCTGCACACCGCCTTGCGCGACCAGGCAAGCGACACCATCCAGGTGGACGGCATCGACGTGAAGCCCGGCGTAGTGGAGACGCTCGCGCGCCTCGGCGATTTCGCCACCGGCGTGCGCGAGGGCCGCATCGCCGGGGCGCGGGGCGGCGTCATCACCGACGTGGTCAACATCGGCATCGGCGGCTCGGACCTCGGCCCGGCCATGGTGACGCTGGCGCTCGCGCCTTACCACGACGGGCCGCGCTGCCACTTCGTCTCCAACGTGGACAGCGCCCACATCACCGACGTGCTGAAGGGGCTCGACCCCGCCACCACCCTGTTCATCGTGGCCTCCAAGACCTTCACCACGGTGGAGACCATGACCAACGCCGCCACCGCCCGCGCCTTCATCGTGAATGCGCTGGGCGAGGACGCGGTGGGCGCCCATTTCGCCGCCGTCTCGACCGCGCTCGACAAGGTGGGGGCGTTCGGCATCCCGGCCGATCGGATCTTCGGCTTCTGGGACTGGGTGGGCGGGCGCTATTCGGTGTGGTCGGCCATCGGCCTGCCGCTGATGCTCGCCATCGGCCCGGACCGGTTCCGGGAATTCCTCGCCGGCGCGGCGGCCATGGACGAGCACTTCCGCTCCGCCGTTCTCGACCAGAACCTGCCGGTGCTGCTGGGACTCATCGGCCTATGGCATCGCAATGCCTGCGGCTTCCCGAGCCGGGCCATCATCCCCTACGACCAGCGCCTCGCCCGGCTGCCGGCCTATCTCCAGCAGCTCGACATGGAGAGCAACGGCAAGAGCGTGACGCGGGACGGGGCCGCCGTCAGCCGGCCCACCGGCCCCATCGTGTGGGGCGAGCCCGGCACCAATGCGCAGCATGCCTTCTTCCAGCTGCTGCACCAGGGCACGGACATCGTGCCGGTGGAATTCCTGGTGGGGGCGCAGAGCCACGAGCCGGCGCTGAAGGACCACCAGGACCTGCTGGTGGCCAATTGCCTGGCCCAGTCCGAGGCGCTCATGCGCGGGCGCACGCTGGAGGAGGCGACGGCCCAGCTCCGGGCCAAGGGCATCAGCGAGGACAAGGTGGCGGAGATCGCGCCCCATCGCGTCTTCCCCGGCGACCGCCCGTCGCTGACCATCGCCTATGCCACCCTCGACCCGTTCACCCTCGGGCGCATCATCGCGCTCTACGAGCACCGGGTGTTCGTGGAAGCGGCGGTGTGGGGCATCAATGGCTTCGACCAGTGGGGCGTGGAGCTGGGCAAGGAACTCGCCACCCAGTTCCTGCCCGCCGTCACCGGCGGTGCACTGCCGCCGAGCGCATCGGCATCCACCTCCGGCCTCATCGCCCATCTCGACGCGGTCGCTGGGGGCTGA
- a CDS encoding 6-phosphogluconolactonase (TIGRFAM: 6-phosphogluconolactonase~KEGG: sme:SMc03069 6-phosphogluconolactonase protein), producing MTTSSHPTPALPFALAAYDDPAALARALAAHVAEALRARVARDGSASLAVSGGRTPTRFFETLSGAPLDWSRITVTLVDERWVPETSDRSNAALVRRHLLKGPAAAARFVPLFTGAPTPEEGLAGAEAAVAALRAPFAAVVLGMGDDGHTASFFPGAPTLAAAIDPAGTARLIAVRAEAAGEPRITFTLPPLISADLLLLHIEGATKRAVLERAAAGGNGADQPIRAVLANAPRPLDVLWCP from the coding sequence ATGACGACATCCTCCCACCCGACACCCGCCCTCCCCTTCGCCCTTGCCGCCTATGACGACCCCGCTGCCCTTGCCCGCGCCCTGGCGGCGCACGTGGCGGAGGCGTTGCGCGCCCGCGTCGCCCGCGACGGATCGGCGAGCCTTGCCGTCTCGGGCGGCCGCACGCCGACGCGCTTCTTCGAGACCCTGTCCGGCGCGCCGCTCGACTGGAGCCGCATCACCGTGACCCTGGTGGATGAGCGCTGGGTGCCGGAAACATCGGATCGCTCCAACGCCGCCCTGGTGCGGCGCCACCTGCTCAAGGGACCTGCCGCCGCCGCCCGCTTCGTACCGCTCTTTACCGGCGCGCCGACGCCGGAAGAGGGGCTCGCGGGGGCCGAGGCCGCCGTCGCCGCCCTGCGCGCCCCGTTCGCCGCCGTGGTGCTGGGCATGGGGGATGACGGGCACACCGCCTCCTTCTTCCCCGGCGCGCCGACGCTTGCCGCCGCCATCGATCCGGCCGGCACGGCGCGTCTCATCGCCGTGCGCGCGGAGGCGGCCGGCGAGCCGCGCATCACTTTCACCCTGCCGCCCCTCATCTCAGCCGACCTGCTGCTCCTGCACATCGAGGGCGCGACCAAGCGCGCGGTGCTGGAGCGGGCCGCGGCCGGTGGCAATGGGGCGGACCAGCCGATCCGCGCCGTGCTCGCCAATGCCCCAAGGCCGCTGGACGTGCTCTGGTGTCCCTGA
- a CDS encoding glucose-6-phosphate 1-dehydrogenase (TIGRFAM: glucose-6-phosphate 1-dehydrogenase~PFAM: glucose-6-phosphate dehydrogenase~KEGG: bov:BOV_A0728 glucose-6-phosphate 1-dehydrogenase) codes for MVARVVAVEPFDIIVFGATGDLARRKLLPALFERDLAGQMPDEARIIGVSRRPMERAAFQDFARDAVEMSDGIEDARPARLAHFLDRLDYVAVDAQSDAGWADLARLLDEGRDHVRVLYLAVGPDLFDPICARIGEHGIVTDKTRVVVEKPVGKDLASALKVNAAVGKVFREEAVFRIDHYLGKETVQNLMALRFANALFEPVWNNAHIDHVQITVAESIGTAGRAGYYDTAGALRDMVQNHILQLLCLVAMEPPVSLDADAVRDEKLKVLKALTPITEANAAQLTVRGQYRAGASSGGAVPGYLEELGSSTSETETFVALKAEIGNWRWSGVPFYLRTGKRLASRVSEIVVAFRPIPHSVFDAQAGPIVANRLVMRLQPDEGVKLWLMIKDPGPGGMRLQHVPLDMSFASVFGVRNADAYERLIMDVVRGNQTLFMRRDEVEAAWNWIDPILDAWRTSRELPKPYTAGTWGPSAAIALIERDGRTWTDDA; via the coding sequence ATGGTTGCGCGTGTGGTCGCGGTCGAACCCTTCGACATCATCGTGTTCGGCGCCACCGGCGATCTCGCGCGGCGCAAGCTGCTGCCGGCCCTGTTCGAGCGTGATCTCGCCGGCCAGATGCCCGACGAGGCCCGCATCATCGGCGTCTCCCGGCGCCCCATGGAGCGGGCGGCATTCCAGGATTTCGCCCGGGACGCGGTGGAGATGTCCGACGGCATCGAGGATGCCCGCCCCGCCCGCCTCGCCCATTTCCTCGACCGGCTCGACTATGTGGCGGTTGACGCCCAGTCCGACGCCGGCTGGGCTGACCTTGCCCGCCTGCTGGACGAGGGACGCGACCATGTCCGGGTGCTCTATCTCGCCGTGGGGCCGGACCTGTTCGATCCCATCTGCGCCCGCATCGGGGAACACGGCATCGTCACCGACAAGACCCGCGTGGTGGTGGAAAAGCCGGTGGGTAAGGACCTCGCCTCGGCGCTGAAGGTCAATGCCGCCGTCGGCAAGGTCTTCCGCGAGGAAGCGGTGTTCCGCATCGATCATTATCTCGGCAAGGAAACAGTGCAGAACCTGATGGCGCTCAGGTTCGCCAACGCCCTGTTCGAGCCGGTGTGGAACAACGCCCACATCGACCATGTGCAGATCACGGTGGCCGAGAGCATCGGCACCGCGGGCCGCGCCGGTTACTACGACACCGCCGGCGCCCTGCGCGACATGGTGCAGAACCATATTCTCCAGCTGCTCTGCCTGGTGGCCATGGAGCCGCCCGTATCGCTGGACGCGGATGCGGTGCGCGACGAGAAGCTGAAGGTTCTCAAAGCCCTCACCCCCATCACCGAGGCCAATGCCGCCCAGCTCACCGTGCGCGGCCAGTATCGCGCCGGCGCTTCATCGGGCGGGGCCGTGCCGGGCTATCTGGAGGAGCTGGGCTCCTCCACCTCGGAGACCGAGACCTTCGTGGCCCTGAAGGCGGAAATCGGCAACTGGCGCTGGTCCGGCGTGCCTTTCTACCTGCGCACCGGCAAGAGGCTGGCATCGCGGGTGTCGGAGATCGTGGTCGCGTTCCGGCCCATTCCCCATTCGGTGTTCGACGCGCAGGCGGGTCCCATCGTGGCCAACCGCCTCGTCATGCGGCTCCAGCCCGACGAGGGCGTGAAGCTCTGGCTCATGATCAAGGACCCCGGCCCCGGCGGCATGCGGCTCCAGCACGTGCCCCTCGACATGAGCTTCGCCAGCGTGTTCGGCGTGCGCAACGCCGACGCCTACGAGCGCCTCATCATGGATGTGGTGCGCGGCAACCAGACCCTGTTCATGCGCCGCGACGAGGTGGAGGCGGCCTGGAACTGGATCGATCCCATCCTCGACGCCTGGCGAACCTCCCGCGAGCTGCCCAAGCCCTACACCGCCGGCACCTGGGGGCCCTCCGCCGCCATCGCCCTCATCGAGCGGGACGGACGGACCTGGACCGACGATGCCTGA
- a CDS encoding ribosomal protein S21 (PFAM: ribosomal protein S21~KEGG: rpa:RPA4176 ribosomal protein S21) has translation MQVLVRDNNVDQALKALKKKMQREGIFREMKLRGHYEKPSEKRAREEAEAIRRARKLARKRAQREGLIPSKPRPTR, from the coding sequence GTGCAAGTTCTCGTCCGCGACAACAATGTTGATCAGGCCCTCAAGGCGCTCAAGAAGAAGATGCAGCGCGAGGGGATCTTCCGCGAGATGAAGCTGCGTGGCCATTACGAGAAGCCCTCCGAGAAGCGCGCCCGCGAGGAGGCCGAGGCCATCCGTCGCGCCCGCAAGCTCGCTCGCAAGCGCGCCCAGCGCGAGGGTCTCATCCCCTCCAAGCCGCGCCCGACCCGCTGA
- a CDS encoding phosphoribosylaminoimidazole carboxylase, ATPase subunit (TIGRFAM: phosphoribosylaminoimidazole carboxylase, ATPase subunit~PFAM: ATP-dependent carboxylate-amine ligase domain protein ATP-grasp~KEGG: rpb:RPB_1446 phosphoribosylaminoimidazole carboxylase, ATPase subunit), with amino-acid sequence MLKPGSVIGILGGGQLGRMIALAAAELGLKTHILCPDKDSPAFHVSEHHICAPYDDFAALERFAAGVDVVTYEFENVPLATAEFLAARVPLRPGAKALAITQDRLAEKSFVRDLGIETAPFAAVDDLAGLEAGVAALGLPAVLKTRRFGYDGKGQVIIRPEEDLTAAWHALGRQSAILEGFVAFEREVSVVAARRADGAFQAFDVTENVHREHILHTSTVPATLSAGAARQARSIARAIGDALDYEGVFAVELFVVGCGADERVIVNEIAPRVHNSGHWTQDGAVTSQFEQHVRAIAGWPLGEVARIGRVEMTNLIGADVHDWHALLAEPGAHVHLYGKDEARAGRKMGHVVRVRRDPEACTNIPEAGC; translated from the coding sequence ATGCTGAAACCCGGAAGCGTCATCGGCATCCTCGGCGGCGGCCAGCTCGGCCGCATGATCGCGCTCGCTGCGGCGGAGCTGGGCCTGAAGACCCATATCCTGTGCCCCGACAAGGATAGCCCCGCCTTCCATGTGAGCGAACACCACATCTGCGCGCCCTACGACGACTTCGCGGCGCTGGAGCGCTTCGCGGCCGGCGTGGACGTGGTGACCTACGAATTCGAGAACGTGCCGCTGGCCACCGCCGAGTTCCTCGCCGCCCGGGTGCCCCTGAGGCCGGGCGCGAAGGCCCTCGCCATCACCCAGGACCGACTGGCGGAAAAGAGCTTCGTGCGCGACCTCGGCATCGAGACCGCGCCGTTCGCCGCCGTGGACGACCTCGCCGGCCTTGAGGCGGGCGTGGCGGCGCTTGGCCTGCCGGCGGTGCTGAAGACCCGGCGCTTCGGGTATGACGGCAAGGGCCAGGTCATCATCCGCCCGGAGGAAGACCTCACCGCCGCCTGGCACGCCCTGGGCCGGCAGAGCGCGATCCTGGAGGGCTTCGTCGCCTTCGAGCGCGAGGTCTCGGTGGTGGCGGCGCGGCGGGCCGATGGCGCCTTCCAGGCCTTCGACGTGACCGAGAACGTGCATCGCGAGCACATCCTGCACACCTCCACCGTGCCCGCCACCCTGTCGGCCGGCGCGGCGCGCCAGGCCCGGTCCATCGCCCGCGCCATCGGCGATGCCCTCGACTATGAGGGGGTGTTCGCGGTGGAATTGTTCGTGGTGGGATGCGGCGCGGACGAACGGGTGATCGTCAACGAGATCGCCCCGCGCGTGCACAACAGCGGGCACTGGACCCAGGACGGCGCCGTGACCTCCCAGTTCGAGCAGCATGTGCGCGCCATCGCCGGCTGGCCGCTGGGCGAGGTGGCGCGCATCGGCCGGGTTGAGATGACCAACCTCATCGGCGCCGACGTGCATGACTGGCATGCGCTGCTCGCCGAGCCCGGCGCCCACGTCCATCTCTACGGCAAGGACGAGGCCCGCGCCGGCCGCAAGATGGGCCACGTGGTGCGGGTGCGCCGCGATCCGGAAGCCTGCACCAACATTCCGGAAGCCGGCTGCTAG
- a CDS encoding phosphoribosylaminoimidazole carboxylase, catalytic subunit (TIGRFAM: phosphoribosylaminoimidazole carboxylase, catalytic subunit~PFAM: 1-(5-phosphoribosyl)-5-amino-4-imidazole-carboxylate (AIR) carboxylase~KEGG: bra:BRADO1206 phosphoribosylaminoimidazole carboxylase catalytic subunit (AIR carboxylase) (AirC)): MSTADVAVIMGSQSDWETMRHASETLEALKIPHDSRIVSAHRTPERMYAFARSAKADGFKVIIAGAGGAAHLPGMVAALTTLPVFGVPVQSKALSGLDSLYSIVQMPAGVPVGTLAIGVAGATNAALLAASVLALSDPALSQRLEAWRASRTAAVAERPA; encoded by the coding sequence ATGAGCACGGCTGACGTTGCCGTCATCATGGGCAGCCAGTCCGATTGGGAAACCATGCGCCACGCGTCCGAGACGCTGGAAGCGCTGAAGATCCCGCACGACAGCCGCATCGTCTCCGCCCATCGCACGCCCGAGCGCATGTACGCCTTCGCCCGCAGCGCGAAGGCGGACGGCTTCAAGGTGATCATCGCCGGCGCCGGCGGGGCGGCCCACCTGCCGGGCATGGTGGCGGCGCTCACCACCCTGCCCGTGTTCGGCGTGCCGGTGCAGTCCAAGGCCCTGTCCGGCCTCGACAGCCTCTATTCCATCGTCCAGATGCCGGCCGGCGTTCCGGTAGGGACGCTGGCCATCGGCGTCGCCGGAGCGACCAATGCGGCGCTGCTGGCGGCTTCCGTGCTGGCGCTCTCGGACCCGGCCCTGTCGCAACGCCTCGAAGCCTGGCGGGCATCCCGCACCGCGGCGGTGGCGGAACGGCCGGCCTGA
- a CDS encoding lipid A biosynthesis acyltransferase (PFAM: lipid A biosynthesis acyltransferase~KEGG: nwi:Nwi_1242 lipid A biosynthesis lauroyl acyltransferase), producing MSHTVRRLLLRLRLALQPVVEVLVGGYVRGSIWWLRLWPLWLSAGGMAFWARTFGPFFAVSKVARRNLTAAYPEKSKGEISDLVRGVWANMGRLTAEFAQQDRLWDYDPARPGEGRVEVVGAEIFQRLRDDGRPALFFTAHTGNWEMCAIAGAKFDVPGGVLYRAPNNRRAAALIEEMRSGTMPGLIRAGRDAGRQMARMLAEGQHLGMLIDQYWTGGPEVTFFGRPCATNPTLARLARQFDCPVHGMRVIRLPGARFRVEITDEIALPRDGEGKIDVVGAMQTVTGVIEGWVREYPDQWLWLHRRWR from the coding sequence TTGTCCCACACCGTCCGCCGCCTGCTCCTCCGGCTGCGTCTTGCGCTGCAGCCGGTAGTGGAAGTGCTGGTGGGCGGCTATGTGCGCGGCTCCATCTGGTGGCTGCGCCTGTGGCCGCTCTGGCTGTCGGCCGGGGGCATGGCCTTCTGGGCGCGCACGTTCGGCCCCTTCTTCGCGGTGAGCAAGGTGGCGCGGCGCAACCTCACCGCCGCCTATCCCGAAAAGAGCAAGGGCGAGATCAGCGACCTCGTGCGCGGCGTGTGGGCCAACATGGGCCGGCTCACCGCGGAATTTGCCCAGCAGGACCGCCTGTGGGACTACGACCCCGCTCGGCCCGGTGAAGGCCGCGTGGAAGTGGTGGGCGCCGAGATCTTCCAGCGCCTGCGCGATGACGGGCGCCCGGCCCTGTTCTTCACCGCCCATACCGGCAATTGGGAAATGTGCGCCATCGCCGGCGCCAAGTTCGATGTACCCGGCGGCGTGCTCTATCGGGCGCCCAACAATCGGCGTGCCGCCGCGCTGATCGAGGAGATGCGCTCCGGCACCATGCCGGGCCTCATCCGCGCCGGCCGCGACGCCGGCCGCCAGATGGCGCGCATGCTGGCCGAGGGGCAGCATCTGGGCATGCTGATCGACCAGTACTGGACCGGCGGCCCCGAGGTGACCTTCTTCGGCCGGCCCTGCGCCACCAACCCGACGCTCGCGCGCCTCGCCCGGCAGTTCGATTGCCCGGTCCACGGCATGCGCGTCATCCGCCTGCCCGGCGCGCGCTTCCGCGTGGAGATCACGGACGAGATCGCCCTGCCCCGCGATGGCGAGGGCAAGATCGACGTGGTGGGCGCCATGCAGACCGTCACCGGCGTGATCGAGGGCTGGGTGCGCGAATATCCCGACCAGTGGCTGTGGCTCCATCGCCGCTGGCGCTGA